ACGGCGGTTTCGCCGGCGGAAATGGGACCATACGACGGCGGCCACGGGTACGGAATGATGCCGACGGCGGTTTCGCCGGCGGAAATGGGCCCGTATGACGGCGGCCACGGATATGGAATGATGCCGACGGCGGTTTCGCCGGCGGAAATGGGACCATACGACGGCGGCCACGGATACGGAATGATGCCGACGGCGGTTTCACCTGCGGAGATGGGCCCGTACGGCGGCGGCCACGGATATGGAATGATGCCGACGGCAGTCTCGCCGGCGGAGATGGGCCCGTACGGCGGCGGCTATGGATACGGCATGATGCCGACGGCGGTTTCGCCGGCGGAGATGGGCCCGTACGGCGGCGGCCACGGATACGGCATGATGCCGACGGCAGTCTCGCCGGCGGAGATGGGCCCGTACGGCGGCGGTCACGGATACGGCATGATGCCGACGGCGGTTTCGCCGGCCGCAATGGGCCCGTATGACGGCGGCTACGGATACGGCATGATGCCGACGGCGGTCTCGCCGGCCGCAATGGGTCCGTACGGGTACGGCTATCCCGGCTACGGTCAGGTTTCGCCTGCCGGATTCGGCCAAAAGCCGTGCAAATGCGGCTGTCAGGACAAACGCGAGGAGGACGCGGAAAGCGTCGATCAAGACGGTCATGACGGGCAGCCGGTTCGCGTTGCGAAAGCGTCCGTTTCCCGCAAGCCGGTCAAAAAATCGTCCGCCCGTTCTTTCCGGGCGCAGGAACCGAAGCGCCGCGGCAGCTTGCCCTGGATTAACCGTTAATCGGTAACGCGTTTTCGGCTAGAACAAAGATAAGGCTCTTCTTCCGGCACCGGAATGCCGGGGGAGGAGCCTTTTGCATGGCGTGCATATTTCCTATACCCGGGAGAAACAATACCAAAAAAGGAATAAAGGGGGGTTCCCAAGGTGATGGCATTCAGCCTTTGGAAACAACTGAAGAAAAAGCTCCGCCGCAGCCGGAAGCCGCTCTGGACGCTGGGCGGCGCGCTGCTTATTGTCCTCCTTGCGCCGGGCGGCGCGGACCTGTCGGCCGCCCCCCGGGCCGCGGGTCCGGAAAAGGGCGGACGAAGCGTCATTGAAGCGCTCCGCGATGCGAGCGGGCCGCTTACCGTCAAGCTTCACCGCATCTATCTGTGCGGCGACGAGATGCAGACGCTCGGCAGCATGAACGCCCATTCGGCGCTTGGGCTGCTTCAGAGCCATCCGGAATGGACGGCGGTGCTCGGGAATGACGGCTCGGTTGTGATGGAGCAGCTGATCGACGATTTGTCGGAAAGCTGCAAGAAAAGCGCGTATTTCAGCGTGGACGATTCCGGCAATCTGTCGCTGTTCGACGGACCGCCGAAGCATAAAAAGGTGATGCGGACCTTTTTTCAGCTCGATGTTCATTACATGGAAAGCAGCCTGCCGAAAAACAGGATGGACGAGCTGGTGAACGGCATCCGCGTCGTCGATAAAGACGAATACAACAGCGTGCTGTCGACCTTCAGCGATTTTGCCCTCGAGAAGAGCGAGCGGGTCATGAAGCCGGCCTATTGATACGACAAAGAATGAACGGGCGTTCCGGATGCGGAGCGTCCTTTTTGATTGCTGCGGATGATGGAGTATGGGGACGAGGCCCCGAAAATGCGGCCGGCGAAGGCGTTGAAGCGGCCGTGCCGCGAGCAGCCGCCGCAAGGAAGACAAAACGCGTGTTCTCATCGGGGCTTACTTTTGCTATAATGGGAGGAGCCATTTTTAGGAGAGGGGCGGCTTCCGGCCGTTTCTTCTGACCGTTCGAACTGGCAAGAGGGAGAGAGGAGTCATGCGCGTATTAGGCATCGACCCGGGGATTGCGATTGCGGGGTTCGGATTCATCGACAAAATCGGAAGCAGGCTCGTGCCCGTTCAATACGGCTCGATCGAAACGGAGGCGCACACGCCGCAGGAGGACCGGCTGAAGCAGGTTTACGACTCCGCCTGCGCGCTGATGGAAAAGTATAAACCCGACACGGTTGCGGTGGAGAAGCTTTTTTTCAACCGGAACGTGACGACGGCCTTCTCGGTCGGCCAGGCTCGCGGCGTCATCATCCTGGCTGCGGCCCAGCGCGGGCTCCCGGTAAGCGAGTATACGCCGCTGCAGGTAAAGCAGGCCATCGTCGGCTACGGCAAAGCCGAGAAGCGCCAGGTGCAGGAAATGGTCCGCATGTTCCTGAAGCTGAGTGCGATTCCGAAACCGGACGATGTGGCGGACGCGCTTGCCGTAGCGATCTGCCACGCTCATACCGCCGTGATGACGCAAATGATCGACGAGGTGACGCGGCGGTGATCGATTACATAAAAGGACGGGTCGTTCATGTGGACAGCGAATACGTCGTCGTCGACGTGCGGGATGTCGGCTACCGGGTGTTTACGCCGAATCCGTATTCGTTTGCGCGGAACGAAGAGCCCGTGACGATTTATACCCACCATCACGTGCGCGAGGATGCCGCGCTGCTGTTCGGCTTTGCGTCGCGCGAGGAGCAGGCGATGTTCCGCAGGCTGCTGGACGTATCGGGAATCGGGCCGCGCGTGGCGCTCGGCGTCCTGGCCGGAGGCCGCCCGGAGACGATCGCCGCCGCCATCCGGCAGGAGAACGTCGGATTTCTGACGAAGCTGCCCGGCATCGGCCGGAAAACGGCGCAGCGCATGATTTTGGACCTCAAGGACAAACTGACGGGCTTGTCGCCGGGAATCGATGCGGCGGCTGCCGGGCTTGCTTTACAGGCCGACACGGGGGATACGGACGCCGCGGCCGAGGGCGGAGCCGCCTGGCGGGAGGCGCGGGAAGCGCTGACGGCGCTCGGGTATACCGCGGCCGAGCTGGACCGCGCCTGGCACGGCATGAAAGAGGCGCTGACGCCGGAAGAACCGGTCGACGTGCTGATGAAACGCGCGCTGCAGCAGCTGTTTAAAGGCTGAACGGGGAGGAGGGGCCGCGTATAATGGAAGACCGGATCATATCCGCCAACCTGATGATGGAGGATCAGGCGGTGGAGCTGAGCCTGCGTCCCCGGTATTTGGCCGAATATATCGGCCAGGCGCAGGTGAAAGAGAACCTGAAGGTGTTTATCGAGGCGGCCAAGCTCCGCAAGGAAGCGCTCGATCACGTGCTGCTGTACGGTCCGCCGGGCCTCGGCAAAACGACGCTGTCCAACATTATCGCCAACGAGCTCGGCGTCAACCTGAGAACGACAAGCGGCCCGGCCATCGAGCGTCCGGGCGATCTCGCCGCGCTGCTGACGAATTTGCAGGAGGGCGACGTGCTGTTCATCGACGAGATCCACCGGCTGCACCGGACGGTCGAGGAAGTGCTGTACCCGGCGATGGAGGACTACGCGCTCGATATTATGATTGGCAAAGGACCGAGCGCGCGCTCGGTGCGTCTCGAGCTGCCGCCGTTCACGCTTGTCGGCGCCACGACGCGGGCGGGCCTCCTGTCCGCGCCGCTGCGCGACCGGTTCGGTGTCGTCAGCCGGCTGGAATTTTACACGATCGACGAGCTGGCTTATATCGTGACGCGCGCGGCGGAAATTCTCGGCGTCAGCGTCGTGGGCGAAGCCGCGCGGGAAATCGCCATGCGCTCCCGCGGAACGCCGCGCATTGCCAACCGTCTCCTGAAGCGCGTTCGCGATTTCGCGCAGGTGCGCGGCGACGGCATCGTCACGCCGGAGCTCGCCGGCTCGGCGCTGGGTCTTATTCAGGTCGACCCGCTCGGGCTCGACCAGATCGACCATAAAATGCTGCGGGCGATGGTGACGAATTACCGCGGCGGCCCGGTCGGTCTCGATACGATCGCCGCGACGATCGGCGAAGAGCCGCAGACGATCGAGGACGTCTACGAGCCGTATTTGATGCAGATCGGCTTCCTGCAGCGGACGCCGCGCGGCCGTGTCGTCGCGAAGCAGGCGTATCTGCATTTGGGGCTGCCACTACCCGATGAGATGCAGCGGGACGGAACGGGCCAGGGAAGCGGCGAATAGCGCCGCCGAGGTCCGGCCGCCGCAGCCTGAAAGGAGGCGAATCCGCGTGGGAACGACCGGCGATCGCGAAACGCTGCATATTTTTTACGATGGCAGCTGCCGGCTCTGCCTGGCAAGCGTCAAACGGCTGAAGGAGCTGCGCTCTTCTGCGGAGCTCCTGTTTATTCCGCTGCAGTCACTTGACGGGGACGCCGCGCGGCTCTACCCAGCGGTTGCGGCGCTGCCGAAGGAAACGCTGGCGGCGAAAATGCACGTCGCCGACGGCGAAGGGCGGCTGTATGCCGGGGCGGACGGGATTGTCCGCATTTTGCGCACCGTTCCGGGCTTCCGGCTGCTGGCGCCGCTTTACCGGCTGCCGGGCATGAAGCGGGCGATGGACGCCTTATACCGGTACATCGCAAACCGCAGATACGAATGGTTCGGGGAAGCGGACGAGAGCTGCGAGAGCGGGGCCTGCGCCCTGCCGGTGCGGAACGAACCGAAAGAAGGAGGATAACCGGCGCATGAGAAAAATGTTAGCCGCGCTTTTGGCCGCTTTGCTGCTCGTCTCCGCGGGCACCGGGCAGCCGTCTTACGGGGCGGTGCCGAGTCTTGATACGATAAGGGTCGCCATTTTCATCAACGTGCCGGGCAAATATCAGCTGAATACGGCCGCGACCACGCTTGGCTCCGCCGGCGCGCTGCAGGTCGGGCTGCGATTGCCCTCCGGCGTGCAATCGTTATTTCAATCGGCCGCCGGCAGCGTCCTGCGCTTCACGCTTGACGATTATAAGCCGAAGCTGGCCGAGACGCCGGATTTCCAGGCGGCGCAGGCGGTCGCCAAACGGGTGGCGCAGCTCGGCGGTTCGCCGCTGCTGACGTCGGCCGACAAGGGCGGCGCACGGCTTTACCAGGTGCTCGAGGGCTCCTATCCGACGGCGTCGGCGGCAAAGTCGGCGGGCGACAAATACGGCGGCGATCCCTCCGTCGCGAAGCTGGCCGGAGCGGCGAAGCCCGTCGTCACCGGGCCGCTTCATCTGGAAGCGGGCGCCTACGAGACGGCGGACGAAGCGCGGCAGGCGGCTCAAAGCATCGCGTCGGCCGCCGGCGTTGATGCGTTTCCGGCCGTCAAAGCGTCGGCCGGCGGCGGCGAAGCCTTTACCGTCCTCGTCGGGGACGAGCCGGATGCCGATTCGCTGAAAGCGGTCAAAACCGCGGCGGCGAATGCCGTTCCGGGAACCGCTCTCAAGCCCACGGATGCGTCAAGCGTCTATCTGCCTCTCCGCGACGATCATACCGTTACCGCTTCTGCGGATGCGGCGACGCCGCTGTATGAAATTCCCTCTTCCGGAGCGAAAGTATGGGTGTCGACAGAAGACGCGGGCGGCATTAAATTGTCGGAACGGTACGGCCGGAGCTACCGGGGGCAGTTTGAGCTGAGCGGATTTAACAGCAAGCTGGCCGTCATTAACGAGCTGCCCTTCGAGCAGTATTTGTATTCGGTCGTCGGCGCGGAAATGCCGGCTTCCTGGCCGGCCGAGGCGCTTAAAGCGCAGGCGGTTGCGGCCCGTTCGTACGCCTTGTTTCAGGGCTTCGGCTTCCAGGTGGCGCAGGTGGTCGATACGACGATTAGTCAGGCGTATAACGGCATCGGTTCGGAGCAGCCGGCGACGACCGCGGCCGTCGATGCAACGAAGGGCGAGGTCGCGGTTGCGGACGGCAAGCCGATTGAGGCTGTCTTCACCGCCAGCGCCGGCGGCGCAACGGCCGACGCTTCGGAAGTTTGGGGAAGCGACGTTTCCTACCTGAAGAGCGTGCCCAGTCCCGACGAAACGTCCGAGACCGGGCTGCACCGCTGGTACCGCGTCGTGCTCGATTCGGGAAAGAACGGCTACGTCCGCGACGACCTGCTTGAGGATACGGGCAAGAAAAACGATGCCGGGCTTGAACTCATGCGCTCGACGGGCGACGGGGTGAAGGTACGTCCGGTTCCGCTCGTACAGGACAGCGTGCCGGTCGTGGATACGATAGACAAAGGAACGGTCGTCACGGTACTGGAAGAGACCTCCGAATCGAACAAAATGAACTGGATCCGCGGTCCCTATTCGTCCGATGATTTGACCAAAATGCTGAAAGGCAAATTAGCCGCCAAAGCCGCGGGACCGATCCGCTCGCTGGAGGTCGGCAAAACCGGCCCTTCGGGCCGGCCGCTGGAGCTTCTGGCGAACGGCAGCCCGCTGGACGTCAAATATCCCGAGCAGTTTCGTTCGCTGCTCGGCGGTTTGCCAAGCACGTTGTTTACGGTGGACGAAACCGCGAGGATGACGATCGAAGGCGCCGGCGGCGGCAATACGCGGGAGCGGCCAGGAGACGGCGGACCGCTTGCCGTCATCGGCGCGAACGGGCAGGCGAGCGAGCTGTCGGACGGCAGCGTCTATATCCTGAACGGCTCTGGCGCCGTCCGCGCGGCGACGGCGTCGCCGTCGTTCCGCATTATCGGGCACGGCGACGGGCACGGCGTCGGCATGTCCCAGTACGGCGCGTTAGGACTGGCGGATTCGGGGTATGACTATCAATATATTTTGAAATACTACTATAAAGGCGCTAGTATAGTTAAGGACGAGGACTGAACCGACGAATGAATGTGGACGATTTTGATTTTGAACTGCCCGAGTCGTTGATTGCGCAGACACCGCTTTCCGAACGGACGTCTTCCCGGCTTCTGTCGCTGAACAAAGCTACCGGAGAGACCCGGCATCACCGGTTTACCGAGCTCGAGGAGCTTCTGCGGGCGGGCGATACGCTGGTGCTGAACGATACCCGCGTCATCCCCGCGCGGCTGATCGGCGTCAAGCCGGATACCGGCGCCCGGATCGAGCTGCTGCTGCTCCGGCAGCTGAGCGGCGACCGCTGGGAGACGCTTGCAAAGCCGGCGAAGCGGCTGCGTCCCGGCACCGAGCTTCTATTCGGCGACGACGGCGGCGGAGCGCCGCTGCTGCGCGCAAAGGTGACGGCGGAAGGCGAGATGGGAGCGCGCGAGGTCGAGTTTTCCTACGACGGCATCTTCAACGAGCTGCTGGACAAGCTGGGTGAGATGCCGCTCCCGCCTTATATAAAAGAGCGGCTTCATGACCGCGAGCGATACCAGACCGTGTATGCGAAGAACGAAGGCTCGGCTGCCGCTCCGACGGCCGGGCTGCATTTTACGGAACCTTTTTTGCGCAGGCTCGTAGAAAAAGGTGTTCGGATCGCCTATATTACGCTGCATGTCGGTCTCGGCACCTTCCGCCCGATGTCGGCTGAGCGGGTGGAAGAGCACAAGATGCACGCGGAATATTTCGAGCTCAGCCGTGAAACGGCCGCGCTGCTGAATGAAACGCGCAGCCGCGGCGGACGGATCGTCGCCGTCGGGACCACCTCGGCCAGAACGCTGGAAACGGCAGCTTCCCGCATGGCGGACGGACAGGTGGAGGCCTGCAGCGGTTGGACCGATATCTTTATTTATCCGGGCTATACGTTCAGGCTGGTCGACGCGCTGCTGACGAACTTTCATCTGCCGAAGTCGACGCTTGTGATGCTGGTCAGCGCGCTGGCGGGCCGGGAGGCGGTGCTGAACGCTTACCGCGAAGCCGTCGAGCGCCAATACCGGTTTTTCAGCTTTGGAGACGCGATGTTCATCTATTAACCCGAAAGAGAGTGCAAAGTGGCGATCACATACGAACTGATTAAGACATGCAAGCAGTCCGGCGCCCGGCTGGGACGGGTGCATACGCCGCACGGCGTCATCGAGACGCCGGCGTTCATGCCCGTCGGCACGCAGGCGACGGTGAAGACCATGAGCCCTGAAGAGCTGAAGGCCATGGATGCTCATATTATTTTGAGCAACACATATCATTTGTTCATCCGGCCGGGACACGAGATTGTCAGGCAGGCGGGCGGGCTTCACCGCTTCATGAACTGGGACCGGCCGATTCTGACCGACAGCGGCGGCTTCCAGGTGTTCAGCCTGAGCGACATTCGCAAAATCCGCGAGGAGGGCGTCGAATTCCGCTCGCATTTGAACGGCGACAAGCTTTTTATTTCTCCCGAGAAAGCGATGGAAATCCAGAACGCGCTCGGCTCCGACATTATGATGGCGTTCGACGAATGCGCGCCGTATCCGGCCGAATACGATTACGTGAAGCAGTCGCTGGAACGCACGACGCGCTGGGCGGAGCGGTGCCTGAAGGCGCATGCCCGTCCGCACGACCAGGGGCTGTTCGCCATCGTGCAGGGCGGCATGTACGAGGATTTGCGGAAGCAGAGCGCGGCTGAGTTGACTTCCATGGATTTCCCGGGGTATGCTATTGGGGGACTCAGTGTAGGCGAGCCGAAAGAGCTGATGTACCACGTGCTCGAGGCGACGGTTCCGCTGCTGCCGGGCGGTAAACCGCGGTATTTAATGGGCGTCGGTTCTCCGGATGCGCTGCTGGAAGGTTCAATCCGAGGCATCGATATGTTCGACTGCGTGCTGCCGACCCGTATCGCGCGCAACGGAACGACGATGACCAGCTCGGGCCGGCTTGTCATCCGGAATGCAAAGTACACAGACGATTTCGGGCCGCTGGATCCGGAATGCTCGTGTTATACCTGCACGAATTACTCGCGGGCCTACATCCGCCATTTGATCAAGGCGGACGAGACATTTGGCATCCGGCTGACGACGTACCACAATCTGCATTTCCTGCTTCAGCTCATGCGGGAGGTGCGCCAGGCGATTCAGGAAGACCGGCTGCTTGATTTCCGGGATGCCTTCTTCGCCAAATACGGCTTGAACAACAACGATAAAGGGTTTTGATGAAAGGGGTTATGGAATGGGCGGCGGTTTAGGTACGATCCTTCCTTTTGTATTGATGTTTGCGGTATTTTATTTCCTGCTGATTCGTCCGCAGCAGCGCAAACAGAAGCAGCGCAACTCCATGCTGGGTCAGCTGAAGAAAGGCGACAAGGTCGTCACAATCGGAGGCATGCACGGCACGATTATGGAAATTACGGACGATACGGTCGTTCTTCGCGTCAACGATGCAACGAAGATCACGTTCGACCGCAGCTCGATCAATAACGTAACGGCACAGGCAGCCGTCTCGAGCGCCATGAAGGCGGAGGACAAGAAGGAAGAGAAAAAAGAGAACGAACAGTCGGGCGAAGTGAAAGCTTAATCCGCCGTTCGGCGATCGCGGCGATGGACGCGAGCGGTTCAGAGCTCCGTACGTACATAAAAGCCGGGCCCGGAAGAATTTCGATTCTTCCAGGGGCCCGGCTTTTATCGCTTTAGAAGCCAGCATTTCTCCAACCATTGGGAGACTAAAGCAGCATTTATTGAATATCTTCCTGCGCGTAATTGATCCCGGCTTTAAGCGCTTGGCTGCGGCGGGCGGATAGCTTAACGCTCAAGCGGCTCAAGCGAATTCCCGCCTCGGCCGCCGCCAGAGCAAGCAGCAGGCCGCCGCCCAAATCCGTCAGCCAGTGAATGCCGAGATACAGCGTCGCAAACATAATCAGCACCGCGCATGTCCCGCTGAACCACGCCCACCGCTTGTTCCCGGAGCGAATCGCGAGCAGGGCGATCGTCACCGAAATCGACGTATGCAGGCTCGGAAAACAGTTGTTGATGCCGGACAGCGCCCGGTATTGGGTTTCAAAGTTCGGAAAAACGTCCGGGATGAGAAACCGGACCGTCGGATCGTGAAACCAGACCTCGTTGACCGGGAAAAACAAATAGAACGGAATCGAAGCCAAATAGTTGATCATGATCGCGTAACAGGTCGCGTAAAACATCGGCCTTCGGTTTTGTTCATAGGTGTAAATGCCGACCGATGCGACCAAGAGCCCCTGCAGCATCACGACATAGATGAAAGAGAGCACGGCCGTAAGCACCGGGTTTTCAAGCGCCTGCTGCAGATGAAACGTAAAATGTCCTTCATAGGTTTGAAAGAAGCCGGCGAAATCATGCGTGCTTCCGCCCATCTTGTTTTCGATTTTCAGCTCGAACTTATTGAGGAACAGCATAAAAATGAGCGCCACAAAATGGATTAAAAATTTCGGTTTCCACATCAGCTCACGGAGAAATAAGCCTCCGATCAGGAACGGGTTCGCTTTGGTCGCGTACCACATCATCAAAATGACGGCGCCAATCGTATATAAGGTTACAGTTCTCATGCTGTCGAATAAAATCATCGCTTCTTGTTCCCCCTAACCGCCCCGGGCTGCTGGCGCTCCAGTCCATAAAGAAGGCTCGATCTAGTATAGCACATATCGGTGCGGAGTTCACAAGAAACGGCCGGCGCCGGCCTCCATT
This genomic window from Paenibacillus humicola contains:
- a CDS encoding BofC C-terminal domain-containing protein; amino-acid sequence: MAFSLWKQLKKKLRRSRKPLWTLGGALLIVLLAPGGADLSAAPRAAGPEKGGRSVIEALRDASGPLTVKLHRIYLCGDEMQTLGSMNAHSALGLLQSHPEWTAVLGNDGSVVMEQLIDDLSESCKKSAYFSVDDSGNLSLFDGPPKHKKVMRTFFQLDVHYMESSLPKNRMDELVNGIRVVDKDEYNSVLSTFSDFALEKSERVMKPAY
- the ruvC gene encoding crossover junction endodeoxyribonuclease RuvC — translated: MRVLGIDPGIAIAGFGFIDKIGSRLVPVQYGSIETEAHTPQEDRLKQVYDSACALMEKYKPDTVAVEKLFFNRNVTTAFSVGQARGVIILAAAQRGLPVSEYTPLQVKQAIVGYGKAEKRQVQEMVRMFLKLSAIPKPDDVADALAVAICHAHTAVMTQMIDEVTRR
- the ruvA gene encoding Holliday junction branch migration protein RuvA; its protein translation is MIDYIKGRVVHVDSEYVVVDVRDVGYRVFTPNPYSFARNEEPVTIYTHHHVREDAALLFGFASREEQAMFRRLLDVSGIGPRVALGVLAGGRPETIAAAIRQENVGFLTKLPGIGRKTAQRMILDLKDKLTGLSPGIDAAAAGLALQADTGDTDAAAEGGAAWREAREALTALGYTAAELDRAWHGMKEALTPEEPVDVLMKRALQQLFKG
- the ruvB gene encoding Holliday junction branch migration DNA helicase RuvB; the encoded protein is MEDRIISANLMMEDQAVELSLRPRYLAEYIGQAQVKENLKVFIEAAKLRKEALDHVLLYGPPGLGKTTLSNIIANELGVNLRTTSGPAIERPGDLAALLTNLQEGDVLFIDEIHRLHRTVEEVLYPAMEDYALDIMIGKGPSARSVRLELPPFTLVGATTRAGLLSAPLRDRFGVVSRLEFYTIDELAYIVTRAAEILGVSVVGEAAREIAMRSRGTPRIANRLLKRVRDFAQVRGDGIVTPELAGSALGLIQVDPLGLDQIDHKMLRAMVTNYRGGPVGLDTIAATIGEEPQTIEDVYEPYLMQIGFLQRTPRGRVVAKQAYLHLGLPLPDEMQRDGTGQGSGE
- a CDS encoding thiol-disulfide oxidoreductase DCC family protein, whose amino-acid sequence is MGTTGDRETLHIFYDGSCRLCLASVKRLKELRSSAELLFIPLQSLDGDAARLYPAVAALPKETLAAKMHVADGEGRLYAGADGIVRILRTVPGFRLLAPLYRLPGMKRAMDALYRYIANRRYEWFGEADESCESGACALPVRNEPKEGG
- a CDS encoding SpoIID/LytB domain-containing protein, whose protein sequence is MRKMLAALLAALLLVSAGTGQPSYGAVPSLDTIRVAIFINVPGKYQLNTAATTLGSAGALQVGLRLPSGVQSLFQSAAGSVLRFTLDDYKPKLAETPDFQAAQAVAKRVAQLGGSPLLTSADKGGARLYQVLEGSYPTASAAKSAGDKYGGDPSVAKLAGAAKPVVTGPLHLEAGAYETADEARQAAQSIASAAGVDAFPAVKASAGGGEAFTVLVGDEPDADSLKAVKTAAANAVPGTALKPTDASSVYLPLRDDHTVTASADAATPLYEIPSSGAKVWVSTEDAGGIKLSERYGRSYRGQFELSGFNSKLAVINELPFEQYLYSVVGAEMPASWPAEALKAQAVAARSYALFQGFGFQVAQVVDTTISQAYNGIGSEQPATTAAVDATKGEVAVADGKPIEAVFTASAGGATADASEVWGSDVSYLKSVPSPDETSETGLHRWYRVVLDSGKNGYVRDDLLEDTGKKNDAGLELMRSTGDGVKVRPVPLVQDSVPVVDTIDKGTVVTVLEETSESNKMNWIRGPYSSDDLTKMLKGKLAAKAAGPIRSLEVGKTGPSGRPLELLANGSPLDVKYPEQFRSLLGGLPSTLFTVDETARMTIEGAGGGNTRERPGDGGPLAVIGANGQASELSDGSVYILNGSGAVRAATASPSFRIIGHGDGHGVGMSQYGALGLADSGYDYQYILKYYYKGASIVKDED
- the queA gene encoding tRNA preQ1(34) S-adenosylmethionine ribosyltransferase-isomerase QueA, with the translated sequence MNVDDFDFELPESLIAQTPLSERTSSRLLSLNKATGETRHHRFTELEELLRAGDTLVLNDTRVIPARLIGVKPDTGARIELLLLRQLSGDRWETLAKPAKRLRPGTELLFGDDGGGAPLLRAKVTAEGEMGAREVEFSYDGIFNELLDKLGEMPLPPYIKERLHDRERYQTVYAKNEGSAAAPTAGLHFTEPFLRRLVEKGVRIAYITLHVGLGTFRPMSAERVEEHKMHAEYFELSRETAALLNETRSRGGRIVAVGTTSARTLETAASRMADGQVEACSGWTDIFIYPGYTFRLVDALLTNFHLPKSTLVMLVSALAGREAVLNAYREAVERQYRFFSFGDAMFIY
- the tgt gene encoding tRNA guanosine(34) transglycosylase Tgt codes for the protein MAITYELIKTCKQSGARLGRVHTPHGVIETPAFMPVGTQATVKTMSPEELKAMDAHIILSNTYHLFIRPGHEIVRQAGGLHRFMNWDRPILTDSGGFQVFSLSDIRKIREEGVEFRSHLNGDKLFISPEKAMEIQNALGSDIMMAFDECAPYPAEYDYVKQSLERTTRWAERCLKAHARPHDQGLFAIVQGGMYEDLRKQSAAELTSMDFPGYAIGGLSVGEPKELMYHVLEATVPLLPGGKPRYLMGVGSPDALLEGSIRGIDMFDCVLPTRIARNGTTMTSSGRLVIRNAKYTDDFGPLDPECSCYTCTNYSRAYIRHLIKADETFGIRLTTYHNLHFLLQLMREVRQAIQEDRLLDFRDAFFAKYGLNNNDKGF
- the yajC gene encoding preprotein translocase subunit YajC, which produces MGGGLGTILPFVLMFAVFYFLLIRPQQRKQKQRNSMLGQLKKGDKVVTIGGMHGTIMEITDDTVVLRVNDATKITFDRSSINNVTAQAAVSSAMKAEDKKEEKKENEQSGEVKA
- a CDS encoding phosphatase PAP2 family protein, with product MILFDSMRTVTLYTIGAVILMMWYATKANPFLIGGLFLRELMWKPKFLIHFVALIFMLFLNKFELKIENKMGGSTHDFAGFFQTYEGHFTFHLQQALENPVLTAVLSFIYVVMLQGLLVASVGIYTYEQNRRPMFYATCYAIMINYLASIPFYLFFPVNEVWFHDPTVRFLIPDVFPNFETQYRALSGINNCFPSLHTSISVTIALLAIRSGNKRWAWFSGTCAVLIMFATLYLGIHWLTDLGGGLLLALAAAEAGIRLSRLSVKLSARRSQALKAGINYAQEDIQ